Proteins encoded within one genomic window of Couchioplanes caeruleus:
- a CDS encoding methionine--tRNA ligase, translated as MSGAPEAWVTAPLPHVGAEPHLGYALDLVLADVLVRHGRQRGRPVALRTGTDENTPYSAAAARAAGISPAGYAAARAATFTRLADALGVRPDRFVRTSADPAHRRTVAWLWRTCLAAGDLYKGDYTGWFCDPCGRFRPGGDGGRCPEHGDGLRETREENWFFRMGRHAGALRAALDAGVPRVVPQHRKHEVIGLLDAGLTDFSVSRPAARAGGWGLPVPGDPGQLVHSWFDVLCGYLDGDAPQQELVHVIGKGILRYHAAHWPAILRSAGLPAPRALLVHEHITVARGPLDAADPVALADAYGPDALRWWLLREASRPVDVDFSVERMAALANDELAGGLGNLVHRTVTMLHRYRPGRPVPAPVEPHDSAPAVLAAAAALPDRIGAALDALEPRAATEALWALVGAGNRYVEEVAPWRLAARERDGAPGAALDEALGVALTVCRRLATALEPFLPAAAARIAAQCGHPGGELPPARPVILRVEPLPEVAPC; from the coding sequence ATGAGCGGCGCGCCCGAGGCCTGGGTTACGGCGCCCCTGCCGCACGTCGGCGCCGAGCCGCATCTCGGCTACGCCCTCGACCTCGTCCTGGCCGACGTGCTGGTCCGGCACGGCCGGCAGCGCGGACGCCCGGTGGCACTGCGGACCGGCACCGACGAGAACACCCCATACAGCGCGGCGGCGGCGCGGGCGGCCGGGATCTCCCCCGCCGGGTACGCCGCCGCCCGGGCAGCCACCTTCACGCGCCTCGCGGACGCGCTCGGCGTACGGCCGGACCGGTTCGTGCGTACCTCGGCCGACCCTGCCCACCGGCGTACGGTCGCATGGCTCTGGCGCACCTGCCTCGCGGCCGGCGACCTGTACAAGGGCGACTACACCGGATGGTTCTGCGACCCGTGCGGCCGGTTCCGTCCCGGCGGCGACGGCGGTCGCTGCCCGGAGCACGGCGACGGGCTGCGGGAGACCCGGGAGGAGAACTGGTTCTTCCGGATGGGCCGACACGCCGGCGCGCTGCGGGCCGCCCTGGACGCCGGCGTCCCGCGCGTCGTGCCGCAGCACCGGAAACACGAGGTGATCGGCCTGCTCGACGCCGGGCTGACCGACTTCAGCGTTTCCCGGCCGGCGGCCCGCGCCGGAGGCTGGGGGCTGCCGGTGCCCGGCGATCCCGGACAACTGGTGCACTCCTGGTTCGACGTACTCTGCGGCTACCTCGACGGGGACGCGCCACAGCAGGAGCTCGTGCATGTGATCGGCAAGGGGATCCTGCGGTACCACGCCGCACACTGGCCGGCGATCCTGCGCTCGGCCGGGCTGCCGGCCCCGCGGGCGCTGCTGGTGCACGAGCACATCACCGTCGCGCGGGGTCCCCTCGACGCCGCCGACCCGGTGGCTCTGGCAGACGCGTACGGGCCCGACGCTCTGCGCTGGTGGCTGCTGCGGGAGGCATCGCGTCCGGTCGACGTGGACTTCAGCGTGGAGCGGATGGCGGCCCTCGCCAACGACGAGCTCGCCGGCGGCCTCGGCAACCTGGTCCACCGGACCGTCACCATGCTGCACCGGTACCGCCCGGGCCGGCCGGTGCCCGCACCGGTCGAGCCGCACGACTCCGCCCCCGCGGTGCTGGCCGCCGCGGCGGCGTTGCCGGACCGGATCGGCGCCGCCCTCGACGCGCTCGAGCCGCGGGCGGCCACCGAGGCGCTCTGGGCCCTGGTCGGCGCGGGCAACCGGTACGTCGAGGAGGTGGCTCCCTGGCGGCTGGCCGCCCGCGAACGCGACGGCGCTCCGGGCGCGGCGCTGGACGAGGCGCTGGGGGTGGCACTGACCGTCTGTCGGCGACTCGCAACGGCGCTGGAACCGTTCCTGCCGGCGGCGGCCGCACGGATCGCCGCACAATGCGGCCATCCCGGCGGCGAGCTGCCGCCCGCCCGGCCGGTAATCCTCCGCGTCGAACCGTTGCCGGAGGTGGCGCCGTGCTGA
- a CDS encoding Gfo/Idh/MocA family protein, protein MLRFAVIGCGNIGALHARLIAEATGRAALVAVLGRTPARAGPLARRYGCDWSTDLADLLARDDVDAVSVCTPSGTHGTIALAALERGKHVLVEKPIDIDVATADRLIAASRRHDRRLGVVSQHRFDPATRVVAEALRAGRLGVPTAVQVEVPLWRSPQYYATGGWRGTRAMDGGGALMNQGVHLVDLMLALCGPAVEVDARTARRVHEGIEVEDVVAATIHFASGALGTLLATTAAYPGLTTRLAVYGSRGSAVIDNDRLAYFHAAAEGDDVGGFGAYGAANQAAAVLPADPEWEADRDPYGMPLRPHRDQIADFCDAVARGRAPHVDGAEGRRALALVRAVYAAAETGRPVRIEPA, encoded by the coding sequence GTGCTGAGGTTCGCCGTCATCGGCTGCGGGAACATCGGTGCGCTGCATGCCCGGCTGATCGCCGAGGCCACCGGCCGGGCCGCGCTCGTCGCGGTGCTGGGCCGCACGCCGGCGCGGGCCGGGCCGCTCGCGCGGCGGTACGGCTGCGACTGGAGCACCGACCTCGCCGACCTGCTGGCCCGCGACGACGTGGACGCGGTCAGCGTCTGTACGCCCAGCGGCACGCACGGCACGATCGCGCTCGCCGCGCTGGAGCGTGGCAAGCACGTGCTGGTCGAGAAGCCCATCGACATCGACGTCGCCACGGCCGACCGGCTGATCGCCGCGTCCCGGCGCCACGACCGGCGGCTCGGCGTCGTTTCCCAGCACCGCTTCGACCCGGCCACCCGGGTGGTGGCCGAGGCGCTACGGGCCGGGCGGCTGGGGGTACCGACCGCCGTGCAGGTGGAGGTGCCGCTGTGGCGATCGCCGCAGTACTATGCGACCGGCGGGTGGCGGGGCACCCGGGCGATGGACGGCGGCGGCGCGCTGATGAACCAGGGCGTGCACCTGGTGGACCTGATGCTGGCGCTGTGCGGGCCGGCGGTGGAGGTCGACGCCCGGACCGCCCGCCGGGTCCACGAGGGGATCGAGGTCGAGGACGTCGTCGCGGCCACCATCCACTTCGCCAGCGGGGCGCTCGGCACACTGCTGGCCACCACGGCCGCATACCCGGGCCTGACCACCCGGCTCGCCGTGTACGGAAGCCGCGGATCGGCGGTCATCGACAACGACCGGCTGGCGTACTTCCACGCGGCGGCCGAGGGCGACGACGTCGGCGGGTTCGGTGCGTACGGGGCGGCCAACCAGGCCGCGGCCGTGCTGCCCGCCGACCCGGAGTGGGAGGCGGACCGCGATCCGTACGGTATGCCGCTGCGCCCCCACCGCGACCAGATCGCCGACTTCTGCGACGCGGTCGCTCGGGGCCGCGCGCCGCACGTCGACGGTGCCGAGGGCCGCCGGGCCCTGGCACTGGTCCGGGCCGTCTACGCCGCGGCCGAGACCGGCCGCCCGGTCCGCATCGAGCCGGCCTGA